The following proteins are co-located in the Takifugu flavidus isolate HTHZ2018 chromosome 16, ASM371156v2, whole genome shotgun sequence genome:
- the LOC130513029 gene encoding tonsoku-like protein has product MSDYDVLKYVHLSHICQPPAVPSCLAPPIRVRVRVQEDVFLIPVPQSEADSCTVSWLCEQASQRYYQKCGLLPRLSLQKEGALLSLQDLLLTVLHTNEEVLAEVCSWDLPPLPERYKKACQSLAVDENKQVTRLCEVHGSSSVSACGLSLGPSSLRPLLRALKLQSSLTELRLSGNRLDDELLPELVSTTVTMPRLQVLDISACCITAEGLEKAVGALQGQSQSAFPCLEELNLSMNPLGDGVSEALSCLLSGCPVLVKLSLQACQLTARFLQQHRLLLASALAGRGLLRSVSLSHNALGSTGFELVLKTLPLHSLTHLDLSAVCQGFVDFLPLQHLTSALSQDKCSLTHLSLAANRLTDANVATLARCLPSCPTLVSLNISGNPQVTSAGLQNILTHLKEASRPLTLLNLEGCQVSGPWDTGALDGLSELVQDLRLCSQALNKLDRQALKQSWNGSTHNVVDQNSKWLLSAAAPS; this is encoded by the exons ATGTCTGATTATGATGTCTTAAAG TACGTGCATTTATCTCATATCTGTCAGCCTCCCGCCGTGCCTTCGTGTCTTGCTCCGCCAATCAGAGtgagggtcagagttcaggaagATGTGTTCCTCATTCCTGTTCCTCAAAG TGAGGCCGACTCGTGCACGGTGTCCTGGCTGTGCGAACAGGCATCTCAGCGTTACTACCAGAAGTGTGGCCTCCTGCCTCGCCTCTCCCTCCAGAAAGAGGGCGCTCTGCTCTCCCTGCAAGACCTTCTGCTCACTGTCCTGCACACCAATGAAGAG GTTCTGGCTGAAGTTTGTTCCTgggatcttcctcctctccccgaACGCTACAAGAAAGCCTGTCAAAGCCTGGCAGTGG atgaaaacaagCAGGTGACCCGGCTCTGTGAGGTCCACGGAAGCTCCTCTGTGTCTGCGTGTGGGCTCAGCCTGGGCCCCTCCTCCCTCAGGCCGCTCCTCCGCGCCCTGAAACTTCAATCCAGCCTCACCGAGCTGCGTCTTTCAGGCAACCGGCTTGACGACGAGCTTCTGCCCGAGTTGGTCTCCACGACCGTCACCATGCCCCGTCTGCAGGTGCTGGACATTTCAGCCTGTTGCATTACAGCAGAAGGGCTGGAGAAGGCCGTCGGCGCATTACAGGGACAGAGCCAATCGGCGTTTCCG tGTTTGGAGGAGCTCAACCTCAGCATGAACCCGCTGGGCGACGGAGTGTCCGAGGCcctgtcctgcctgctgtcGGGCTGCCCGGTGCTGGTGAAGCTGTCGCTGCAGGCCTGTCAACTCACCGCTCGATTCCTTCAGCAGCATCGCTTGCTGCTCGCCAGCGCCCTGGCAG GCAGAGGTCTCCTCAGATCAGTGTCTTTGTCCCATAATGCTCTGGGCTCCACTGGCTTCGAGCTCGTCTTGAAGACTCTGCCGctacacagtctcacacacctTGACCTGTCAGCAGTGTGCCAGGGTTTTGTGGATTTCCTGCCATTGCAACACCTCACCTCTGCACTCTCACAA GACAAGTGTTCTCTAACCCACCTGAGCCTGGCAGCTAACAGGCTGACAGATGCTAATGTTGCCACCTTGGccag GTGCCTTCCATCTTGTCCAACTTTGGTGAGCTTGAACATATCAGGAAATCCTCAAGTTACATCAGCAGGACTTCAGAACATTCTGACGCACCTCAAGGAAGCAtctcgacctttgacccttctAAACCTTGAAG GATGTCAGGTGTCCGGCCCCTGGGACACTGGAGCTCTGGATGGTTTATCAGAGCTGGTCCAGGATCTGCGCCTTTGCTCTCAGGCGCTCAACAAACTGGACCGGCAGGCTTTAAAGCAGAGCTGGAACGGCAGCACGCATAATGTCGTCGATCAAAACAGCAAATGGCTGTTGTCTGCCGCAGCCCCCTCCTGA